A DNA window from Ranitomeya imitator isolate aRanImi1 chromosome 2, aRanImi1.pri, whole genome shotgun sequence contains the following coding sequences:
- the LOC138661488 gene encoding class I histocompatibility antigen, F10 alpha chain-like isoform X1 has protein sequence MEIMLVILLTVPAVLSGARGRLLISTWIRGTLDLPSDRPDSACPVIWCSGLWMLKSSVEDSHSLRYYYTGVSAPGYGIPEFSIVGYLDSEQTEIYNSDIGKSVPVAPWLKKERPEQWLRKTLTCKANEDIFRHEVKIVMKRFNHTGGFHLAQLMHSCELRDDGSIISYEQFRYDGEEFMYLDTKTGTFIPTMAEAQITTQRWNSPDVRAGERIRNYLTQECIDRLRRYIVYGGEDLERRVRPRAKVTHQKSGDVTKLHCQVYGFHPRPVDVKWMNGEDEVHSYETTNVLPNPDGTYQIRVSAGVTPKDGDSYSCYVDHSSLEEPLLVQWEPPHVVFPRPVLRAGVIIVSVLTSVIAGVIIYKKKRENYTAAIMSDASGETSCDVSEES, from the exons gcgctagaggaaggctactgatttccacctggataagggggactctggatttgccttcggaccggccggactctgcctgccctgtgatctggtgctctggactgtggatgctgaagtcttcagtagaag ACAGTCACTCTCTGCGATATTACTACACGGGGGTCTCAGCTCCGGGATACGGGATACCCGAGTTCTCCATCGTGGGATATCTGGATAGTGAGCAGACTGAGATCTACAATAGTGACATTGGCAAATCTGTTCCTGTGGCTCCGTGGCTGAAGAAGGAAAGACCCGAGCAATGGCTGAGAAAAACACTGACTTGTAAAGCAAATGAAGATATTTTCAGACATGAAGTGAAGATAGTAATGAAAAGGTTCAATCACACCGGAG GTTTCCATTTGGCGCAGTTGATGCACAGCTGCGAGCTGAGAGATGACGGCAGCATCATAAGTTATGAGCAGTTCAGGTACGACGGGGAAGAGTTCATGTACTTGGACACAAAGACGGGAACCTTTATCCCGACAATGGCCGAGGCGCAGATCACCACACAGAGGTGGAACAGCCCGGATGTAAGAGCGGGAGAAAGGATCCGAAATTATCTGACCCAGGAATGTATCGACAGGCTGCGGAGATACATTGTGTACGGGGGAGAAGACCTGGAGCGGAGAG TTCGGCCAAGGGCGAAGGTGACACATCAGAAATCAGGAGACGTCACAAAGCTTCACTGCCAGGTGTACGGATTTCACCCCCGACCTGTGGATGTGAAGTGGATGAACGGGGAGGACGAGGTTCACTCCTATGAGACCACAAACGTCCTCCCCAATCCTGACGGCACCTATCAGATCAGGGTCAGCGCGGGAGTGACCCCCAAAGATGGCGACAGCTACTCCTGTTATGTGGATCACAGCAGCCTGGAGGAGCCGCTCCTTGTACAATGGG AACCTCCACACGTCGTCTTCCCTCGGCCGGTCCTCAGAGCAGGGGTCATCATCGTTTCTGTTCTAACTTCTGTCATTGCTGGAGTCATTATATACAAAA AAAAAAGGGAAAATTACACGGCGGCCATCA TGTCGGATGCATCGGGGGAGACCAGTTGTGATGTCTCTGAGGAATCCTGA
- the LOC138661488 gene encoding class I histocompatibility antigen, F10 alpha chain-like isoform X2 has translation MEIMLVILLTVPAVLSDSHSLRYYYTGVSAPGYGIPEFSIVGYLDSEQTEIYNSDIGKSVPVAPWLKKERPEQWLRKTLTCKANEDIFRHEVKIVMKRFNHTGGFHLAQLMHSCELRDDGSIISYEQFRYDGEEFMYLDTKTGTFIPTMAEAQITTQRWNSPDVRAGERIRNYLTQECIDRLRRYIVYGGEDLERRVRPRAKVTHQKSGDVTKLHCQVYGFHPRPVDVKWMNGEDEVHSYETTNVLPNPDGTYQIRVSAGVTPKDGDSYSCYVDHSSLEEPLLVQWEPPHVVFPRPVLRAGVIIVSVLTSVIAGVIIYKKKRENYTAAIMSDASGETSCDVSEES, from the exons ACAGTCACTCTCTGCGATATTACTACACGGGGGTCTCAGCTCCGGGATACGGGATACCCGAGTTCTCCATCGTGGGATATCTGGATAGTGAGCAGACTGAGATCTACAATAGTGACATTGGCAAATCTGTTCCTGTGGCTCCGTGGCTGAAGAAGGAAAGACCCGAGCAATGGCTGAGAAAAACACTGACTTGTAAAGCAAATGAAGATATTTTCAGACATGAAGTGAAGATAGTAATGAAAAGGTTCAATCACACCGGAG GTTTCCATTTGGCGCAGTTGATGCACAGCTGCGAGCTGAGAGATGACGGCAGCATCATAAGTTATGAGCAGTTCAGGTACGACGGGGAAGAGTTCATGTACTTGGACACAAAGACGGGAACCTTTATCCCGACAATGGCCGAGGCGCAGATCACCACACAGAGGTGGAACAGCCCGGATGTAAGAGCGGGAGAAAGGATCCGAAATTATCTGACCCAGGAATGTATCGACAGGCTGCGGAGATACATTGTGTACGGGGGAGAAGACCTGGAGCGGAGAG TTCGGCCAAGGGCGAAGGTGACACATCAGAAATCAGGAGACGTCACAAAGCTTCACTGCCAGGTGTACGGATTTCACCCCCGACCTGTGGATGTGAAGTGGATGAACGGGGAGGACGAGGTTCACTCCTATGAGACCACAAACGTCCTCCCCAATCCTGACGGCACCTATCAGATCAGGGTCAGCGCGGGAGTGACCCCCAAAGATGGCGACAGCTACTCCTGTTATGTGGATCACAGCAGCCTGGAGGAGCCGCTCCTTGTACAATGGG AACCTCCACACGTCGTCTTCCCTCGGCCGGTCCTCAGAGCAGGGGTCATCATCGTTTCTGTTCTAACTTCTGTCATTGCTGGAGTCATTATATACAAAA AAAAAAGGGAAAATTACACGGCGGCCATCA TGTCGGATGCATCGGGGGAGACCAGTTGTGATGTCTCTGAGGAATCCTGA